CCTTGGCAAAGGCCAAGCCCGCCGCCTCCGGCCGGTTGCTGATGACCGCGGCGACCTCGACATCCCAAGCTTCGCGCCGCGCGGTATGGACGATGGCCTCCATGTTGGAGCCACGCCCGGAAATCAGAATCACCACCTTCTTTTTCATAGGGCGGCAGTGTAGGTGGCCAGTCGAAGGGGCCTCCTAGAATCGCCTCCCCTTTTCGTCCCCGTTCCATGACCGCTCCTGCCCGCGTCGTCTCTGGCATGCGCCCCACCGGCGCCTTGCACCTCGGCCACTATCACGGCGTGCTAAAGACCTGGCTGAACTTGCAGCAGGAGCATGACTGCCTGTTCTTCGTGGCCGATTGGCATGCTCTGACGCAGGAAGACCAGCGGCTTGGAGAAGGCGCGGTCTACGACATGGTGGTGGACTGGCTGGCCGCCGGCATCGACCCGCAGCGCGCCACCCTCTTCATCCAGAGTCGCATGCCCGAGCATGCCGAGCTGTTCACCCTGCTCTCTTTATGGACGCCACTGAGCTGGCTGGAGCGCGTGCCGGGCTTTCGCGAAGTTGCGGATCAGCATCCGAGCTTTGGTCGCCTGGGCTATCCGCTGCTGCAGGCCGCCGACATCCTGGCCTACAAGGCCGATTGGGTCCCGGTCGGTCAGGATCAGGCAGCCCACCTTGAGTTGTGCCGCGAGTTGGCCCGCCGCTTCAACCACAGGGCCGAGCGGACCGTCTTCCCCTTGCCCCAGGCCGTCCTCAGCGACGCGCCGCGCCTGCCCGGCCTGGATGGCCAGAAGATGAGCA
Above is a window of Inhella inkyongensis DNA encoding:
- the trpS gene encoding tryptophan--tRNA ligase, whose translation is MTAPARVVSGMRPTGALHLGHYHGVLKTWLNLQQEHDCLFFVADWHALTQEDQRLGEGAVYDMVVDWLAAGIDPQRATLFIQSRMPEHAELFTLLSLWTPLSWLERVPGFREVADQHPSFGRLGYPLLQAADILAYKADWVPVGQDQAAHLELCRELARRFNHRAERTVFPLPQAVLSDAPRLPGLDGQKMSKSAGNTIAMREDPASTRTKVLRMPTDPQRVHRQDPGDPERCPVWPLHQVTTPPAQQADLAQACRSAKVGCVDCKEALLEGLLPQQAIWRERAESHLAAPKQVHWLVEVGTERARALARKTLREVRDCMGLTA